In the genome of Primulina tabacum isolate GXHZ01 chromosome 13, ASM2559414v2, whole genome shotgun sequence, the window cctaaaaattagtaaaacaGCATACCATTCTTCGTTCGTTTCTATTGAAACGACGGAGCCGCTGATTAATTCTCGCCCAAAGGGTTGAAAAAGTTACAACTTCACCAATCCAAAAGCTAATAAAATCTTGCTGAAAAGTATGGAGAGAAGTATCACAACGCAAAGCCTTCAAACAGCTCACCCTGTTAATCCTTTAACCATAGCAATCTCAAAATAGTCAACAATCTCCAAAACCCAAttcaaaaaaatctaaaaaactGAATGATTTACATGGACTTACACAAGCTAACAAAATCAAGAAAACCCATTTCCCAGAAGTCACAAAATTCAATGATCTGGAGGTTGACACCTTAAAAGCAGAAAGTAGAGGAGCGCCGACAAACCAGATAGTAACTTTTTAAAGGACCGAGGAAGAACCAAAAAAGGGTCGACTTACAGATAATTTATACTAGAAAGAACGAAAGGTTGATTGACACTCGCGCAGATTTTACGCTAAAGAAATGAGACCGATAAAAGGCTCTTTTTTCTTTATATTTTTGGCACTAAAATTGAAAGATTCTATTCTGCTGATTGCTTTGGAAAGAAGTATAATTGGCTTCATCCAAGATTAAATGTTCCTTCCTCCGGATTGGACCCTGCATCAAATTGACTTCTCTATCCACAAGGAATCAAGTTTGACGCTTATGCACGCGCTAGTCGAGCGTGTCACCATCAATAGGGGAAATTGACAGTGAAGCTAGCTGATTGAAGTGACAACGTGATAATATGCTCCTCCATTTCGATTCACCGAACTTCGGACTGTTCGATTTTGATTAGGAGCCGACTCGCCAATTTTGATCACTCGCTGCTCTATCATTGGATATATGAAGATTGCAATACGGGGATTATATCGGGctttatgaatgtttaatcaTATTGGATAtgttaattttgaaaaattataattttttcttatttaaattttcaaatttttatttttgtcaaATATCTTATgtattttttacattttttttcctaaaatcaataaattcattcaatattatttatttgacatTGACGTTATCAGTAAAGCCAGATTTAAGAAgaggttttaaatttttttgtcgttttgttattattattattttttgatttcTTCGTTTAAAACTATAGATGATCATATCAattattttgttgaaaatttGAGATGGTGGtcaaatttttgtatttttacaCTTAATCGGCTCTTGGACTGATTTTTCCTCAATTTGATCGTAATTACATTAGATATtggatataattaaaattatgtaTGTGCATTTAATTATCAGTTCATATGTAGTAttcttatatttaattaaaaaataataagacaTTCTCCTAAAAATTAGCCTAGGGCCTCCAATTTCTTGAAGATGGTCTTACTCTCCTCGTGGCTTATGTGctaaaattaaaatctatattaCACATATTAAAATCTATCggatcgtaaagaaaaaggacACATTTATCCTTCTATTTTGTAATATTGGATTTCGTTTtgctttgttttttttcttttactttCATTATGATGGATTCCAAACATatgtaaatatgttttatttatgttatatgaATCTCATATGAGAATATCgatatcaaataaataatattgatGAGCTTAATGACTTTTGGAGACAAAAGCCAAATGTagaaaaaaatcaagttattgaaTAAAAACCAAACTTTGACATGTTAATGAAATCCGAAAcaaatttaaatattgtttACAACTGCTAAAATAGATTGGTTatggattttttttctttaaaaagttATAAGGATTTACAATTACTATTTAACTACATGGTTAAAATAGCAATTTTTCTTTAACCTTAAATAGTATGGTTCACATAttcttgaataaaataattaatttgaagTTGGCTCATAATATTTATAAATGTATGCGAGTGTCGTGGAATTCAATAATTTCATTTACTAACATAATTATTATTCATAATAATTCGAAAAATTTATAAGACGACTCGATTTATTCACATCCCATGCAAACCGATGGAACGATGTTATTGTGGACTACAATGCGTACCTTGTGGCTTGTTGATCAATATTGTTGCACCACCTAAATTTATTAGCCCAATTCAAACTACAATTATCATATTTGGTGAGTTGtgtatttgttgagttgataaATTTATTCGGAAAAAAGACGATAATTGTGACCTAAACTCGATTTTTTATTTCttgaaatgaaaattttatcggcattttttatatttacaaTGTGATGGTGGGTTTTTATCTAACTAGATAACTCACACAAGtgagattttaatttaatgatgtATTTAGATCGattgatttgaaatttatatatttcgattatatttttattgttaaaaacgAAACAAAATCTTAAGTGAAATCCATTATTAGGTGAACTTGAAATTCATCGTAACTAACATGAAACATTATATAAACATGAAATATTAGGATTTGAAGTTTATGTGATCTTCTTTCTATAAActacaaaaatatatttgaaatccatAAACTGAAGTACATCAAGGGCATGTATGGAGATACTATATCCATCCTCGAACGAGCCTGATGATAATGATaagttaaatatatatatatatatatatatatatatatatatatatatatatatgcataccataaaagtttatgtttttttctctcctcatctcctcccCTATCAACCAACattctcattttcttttctcatTACCATTTCAGCTTCTTTGAGCTGTTGAAGTGCCGAAAAtcgaaaataaatatattttcaagaAGCTCCCGACTAAGGCTATCTTTCTAATCCATTTTGTTAAGAAATAATTGGACCATGTTGGTTCCTAATTCTCGACGACAGTTTGTTCTACCCCAATTATACAAATACGCAATGCGTACGTCAGTGCACTAGTTACTAAAAATCCAAATGCCCAGCTTCTTAACCTGCTCAAACCCACATCAATGCCACAAAACCACAAACCAACTtctccattttttttatatttcatagcATTTGTTTCTTTAACATCTTGAAATTATTTCTCTCATTTTCAAAACAATTCTTATCATAGAaatgtgcataattgtgtatacTTTGGTTGTTATAAAATACAACAATAAAGGATGATTACCACAAATAATATTGTTACATAAAATAAGACCCACCAAACAatctatttcataaaatatgtTCGCagcataattttaaaaataaaataaaattgcattgtaataaacATGGATGAAGCCAGAAAACAGAAGTTGAggagcaaatttttttttaaaatatataattatttttaaatctctAATTAAtaaagtttaaaaaattattggGAATTAGTgcgataattttttttaaaatctctaattaaatttattatcaTATATTTATAGGCCACTATGCATGCACAAAGCTTTTGAATTAGGGTTCGAAATTCAAGAGGCACAAGCTAATACAATTTTATTTAAAGGGTGTCGTCGTAATTTGGGGAATCAGGGTTCGAAAGAGGAATTTACATTTGCTCCATTATCGTTTATCTAGGGTTACGCAAGCTGCAAGTTTTGGATAATTGAATCATCTCTCGAGACATATAAAATTTTTCACGAGTGCATATCTTCAATTTATCGGGAAAATCGACTGCGGATTTGTTTCAATCAGGTCTGATTTTTCGAGTGGGAATTTTTCATCCAAGTAACAATCTTTattgtttgatgattttacATGGTCAGGTTTTCgtgaaatattgtttttttccCTTTAATAATGTCTCGTCGAAACGAAATTGCaggttgaattttatttaaatcattttaGTTGGATGATTAATAAGCTGCTCTATGCGCGGAATCTCTCTTTAATGTATGTGaatatattttacattttattcttttttatttctCAGGCCTGCAGAATTAGTGCGATACAGAAGCTCCGTGAGGTTCTTTTGATCCTTGCTAATATTTCCGGTCGAGTTTCACTGTTTAAGTTCTCTGCTTTTTTGGGTTACCCGTTGGATTTTAGATTCAATATTTTTCTTGATAATCTTTTTTGTTATAGTTTTACGATATTACAATTTTTCTTGTATAAATTATGGATACATACGGGTAGATTATTGATTGGTGTGATAATATACACGTTTGATTTTGACGGAAACCATTTCTCTGAAATTAACTGCAAGACTTTGTTCAGAGCACTATGGGTGAGACCGGGAAACGATTTCGCCACCATCGTGATGACTTGGACAACAAGAACCAGAAGAGGAGGACTGATAGAGGACGGGACAGAGATGAAAATGGTAACGATGAACTAATAGTGTACAGGATTCTGTGTCCTGATGGTGTGATTGGGAGTGTAATTGGGAAGAGTGGAAAAGTTATAAATTCTATCCGGCAAGAGTCGAGAGCCAAAGTCAAGGTGGTGGATCCATTTCCAGGCGCTAAAGATAGAGTTATTTTAACATATTGTTATGTTAGAGATAAAGAAGATGTTGAGGTCGATGACGaattcaacaataataaacctcTTAGTCCTGCGCAAGATGCACTTCTTAAAGTGCATGCTGCAATTGCAAACGCTGTTGCAACAGTTGGGGAATCTGATGGAAAAAATAGGGACAGAAGTCAGGAGGGGTGCCAGCTTCTTGTCCCTGCTAGCCAGTCTTCTAATATTATTGGCAAATCTGGTGCAACCATCAAGAAATTAAGAAACAAAACGAGGACTAACATTAAGGTCATTGCAAAGGATATCAGTGATCCGTCTCACTTTTGCGCCTTGGAGTTTGACAATTTTGTCCAGGTTAGTTTCATGTTGGCTTGATAAGCAATATATTCTAAATGTCATCAACCATCATGATTTTGACTCTACATGGATGTTATCTTGTAACTGCTTTTTTCTTTAAGATATTaattgtttgtgaatgatctAGATATCTGGAGACTCAGAGGCTGTGAAGAAAGCACTTTTTGCCATTTCTGCAATTATGCACAAGTTTGCGCCCAAGGAAATCATTCCTCTCGACACTTCCATTCCTGAAGCTCCCCCAAGCATCATCATTCCTGCAGATGTTCCCATATATCCTGCCACGGGACATTATCCAAATGTAGATTCTATTGCCCCTGCTAGATCCATCCCTTCCATTTTAGGGCATACAAACACACTAGATATTCCTGGTTATACCGATGCTGGAACGTCATGGCCTGTCTATTCATCTGCTATACCTGTGGTTTCTGGCTATGGAGGTTCTTCACAAGCTGAGGAGTTAATAGTAAAAGTGGTATGCCCAGGTAACGTGATTGGGCGTGTCATTGGAAAAGGAGGAAGTTCCATTCGAAATATAAGGCAGGATAGTGGTGCTCGTGTTGATGTGGAGGACCCCAAGCCCAAGCATAATGAGTGTATCATCGTTGTGACCTCCATGGAGGTATTCTATTATATATGTGTTTTTGGTCAGTATCAAGACTCCTTTTTTTGTTCATTTATCATATGTCGTACTCCGGTAATACTGCAATTTTTAAGTTTTCGTATTTTCTAGCGCTATGTTTGACCATCAATTTGCCATATCATACAATTTCTGTTGATGTTTCAGGCATGACACGGTCATTAATATTCTGAAACAATTATTATATAGACATGAGTTGAATGCTAGTTGTGTCTTACTGCATCTCATTTTAACAAAAGATTCTCCTGCTGATGAGAACTTAATTTTTTCTCAAACTttaaaatgacaattttaaattttttaatggtTTAAGCAGAAGATGTAGAACCATTTTCGTTGTTCAAGATTGACATATGTACTTGCGCCCGGAACCATCTTAACAGTTTCGTGTATTATTTTGTTGTGCCATTACTCGTTACTTAATTTAAATATCCTCCTATCAATTGATTAGTTTGTCTTACTGCATTTCTGACGCGTGGTACTTATTTTATAGGCATTGGATGACTTGAAATCCTCGGCAGTGGAAGCTGTGCTATTGTTGCAAGGAAAGATAAATGATGAAGATGATGAAACTGTAACTATGCGGCTTCTTGTTCATTCAAAAGTTATTGGCTGTATAATTGGGAAAAGTGGCTCTATCATCAATGAAATCCGAAAGAGAACTAAAGCAGATATTAGAATTTCCAAAGGCGAAAAGCCACAATGTGCTGATGATAACGATGAAATTGTTGAGGTCTGTATGACTTTATATGTTGATTATTTCAAAACATCTCGCATCCTTTTTTTATTAATGTGGAATTGATGTTACAAGTGTAGATTTTTGGACAAGTTGGTAGCGTGAGAGATGCCCTTATTCAGATTGTTTTGAGGCTTCGAGACGATGTATTAAAGGACAGGGAAGGTGGCCAACATTCTTTTGTTGGTGGCAAAGCATTATACTCTGGTGGTGCATCTCTACCAGTGCAATCTGAATTGCCCAGCGTGTCTTCTACTGCTTCATTTGGTTATGAGAAAAGGCCAGAAAGCAGGAGTGGACTGGGCTTGCTGTCCTCCAGTGCGTATGGATATAATCCTTTATCGGTATGCTTGTACTTGGCAtatttgaaaaattatattttcatctACGCGATTGCTTGTAAAtgagaataaataaataaaaaggcATAGTATTGTTCTCATCACTGCTTGTGCCATACCTTAGTTTATATTTCTCCACCAACATCAATATTTTCCTTTATGTTTCCTTTgggaaaatgtatatgt includes:
- the LOC142523251 gene encoding KH domain-containing protein At4g18375-like, with translation MGETGKRFRHHRDDLDNKNQKRRTDRGRDRDENGNDELIVYRILCPDGVIGSVIGKSGKVINSIRQESRAKVKVVDPFPGAKDRVILTYCYVRDKEDVEVDDEFNNNKPLSPAQDALLKVHAAIANAVATVGESDGKNRDRSQEGCQLLVPASQSSNIIGKSGATIKKLRNKTRTNIKVIAKDISDPSHFCALEFDNFVQISGDSEAVKKALFAISAIMHKFAPKEIIPLDTSIPEAPPSIIIPADVPIYPATGHYPNVDSIAPARSIPSILGHTNTLDIPGYTDAGTSWPVYSSAIPVVSGYGGSSQAEELIVKVVCPGNVIGRVIGKGGSSIRNIRQDSGARVDVEDPKPKHNECIIVVTSMEALDDLKSSAVEAVLLLQGKINDEDDETVTMRLLVHSKVIGCIIGKSGSIINEIRKRTKADIRISKGEKPQCADDNDEIVEIFGQVGSVRDALIQIVLRLRDDVLKDREGGQHSFVGGKALYSGGASLPVQSELPSVSSTASFGYEKRPESRSGLGLLSSSAYGYNPLSMGDSGHGQFPSRSSSLYSRFPPPSTLDMVIPAHAIGKVIGKGGTNIENIRQISGATIEISDPKSSNGDRVALISGNTEQKRAAENLIQAFILAT